From Myxococcota bacterium, one genomic window encodes:
- a CDS encoding pseudouridine synthase: MAQERLHKALARAGVASRRQVEKMIDQGLVRVNNKRVLEQGMVVDTEIDQVFVEGKRINIATDELSERVYFLLYKPTGVLSSTKDTGDRKTVVDLVKGISGTRIYPVGRLDYDAEGALLLTNDGELTNQLIHPKFHIPKVYEVKVKGTPTEESVNKLRRGIYLEDGPTGPCEIEFLRKAKINTWVKVVLTQGKNRQIKRMFWRIEHPVAKIVRTHFAGISVMDLKPGEFRPLTKRELLSLRACVKR; this comes from the coding sequence ATGGCACAAGAGAGACTTCACAAAGCACTGGCCCGAGCGGGTGTTGCTTCCAGACGTCAAGTCGAAAAAATGATAGACCAAGGCCTCGTTCGAGTGAACAATAAACGTGTTCTCGAGCAGGGTATGGTTGTAGATACCGAAATCGATCAAGTTTTCGTCGAAGGCAAACGAATCAATATTGCAACGGATGAACTATCCGAGCGGGTATACTTCTTACTTTATAAACCAACTGGCGTCCTATCCAGCACCAAAGACACAGGGGATCGCAAAACCGTGGTGGATTTGGTTAAAGGTATTAGCGGCACACGCATCTATCCGGTTGGCCGGCTAGATTACGATGCTGAAGGCGCCTTACTGCTCACCAATGATGGTGAGTTGACCAATCAACTGATTCACCCTAAATTTCATATTCCTAAAGTGTATGAAGTGAAGGTTAAAGGCACGCCAACTGAAGAATCCGTTAATAAGCTGCGCCGCGGGATCTATCTAGAAGATGGCCCTACCGGCCCTTGCGAAATCGAATTTTTGAGAAAAGCCAAGATTAACACTTGGGTTAAAGTGGTCCTGACTCAAGGGAAAAACCGCCAAATCAAGCGCATGTTCTGGCGCATTGAACATCCGGTTGCCAAAATCGTTCGCACTCATTTTGCAGGCATTTCGGTGATGGATTTGAAGCCTGGTGAGTTTAGACCACTGACTAAGCGTGAGCTTTTATCACTTAGAGCTTGTGTCAAACGATGA
- a CDS encoding site-specific tyrosine recombinase XerD — translation MNWKDAIEGFLNYAQVEKALSLNSLESYRRDLSKLAAYALSQNLTVENFSKEDLTRYQLSALSLGLNARSQNRHLSSMRQFFRFWMREGVLKQNPAADVRRPKMPSKLPEFLSLAEVDRLLQAATEHPRDYAMLCTLYATGLRVSELIGLRMDNLDLSRGFLRVTGKGNKERLIPLGEKALGALESYIPGSACAPDLFPMSRQGFWKLIKRYAKKAGISKSIYPHQLRHSFATHLVERGADLRGVQALLGHADLSTTEIYMHINQERLHQLYDKHHPRA, via the coding sequence ATGAATTGGAAAGATGCCATAGAAGGATTTTTAAACTACGCTCAGGTTGAAAAAGCCTTGAGCTTAAACAGTTTGGAATCCTATCGGCGAGATTTAAGTAAGCTGGCAGCTTATGCACTCTCGCAAAATCTCACGGTTGAGAACTTTAGCAAAGAAGATCTGACAAGGTACCAGCTGAGCGCATTATCGTTAGGTCTTAATGCCAGGAGTCAAAATCGGCATCTATCTTCTATGCGTCAATTTTTTCGCTTTTGGATGCGCGAAGGCGTATTAAAGCAAAATCCTGCCGCGGATGTAAGAAGGCCGAAAATGCCTTCAAAGTTGCCAGAATTTCTAAGTTTGGCTGAAGTAGATCGGCTTTTGCAGGCGGCGACCGAACACCCCAGAGACTATGCGATGCTATGCACGTTGTACGCTACGGGCCTTCGAGTATCTGAACTGATTGGCTTGCGCATGGATAATCTCGATTTATCCAGGGGTTTTTTGCGAGTGACTGGGAAGGGCAATAAAGAACGGCTGATTCCCCTGGGAGAAAAGGCGTTGGGCGCTTTAGAAAGCTATATTCCAGGTTCAGCCTGCGCGCCTGACCTCTTTCCCATGAGCCGGCAAGGATTTTGGAAACTAATTAAGCGTTACGCCAAAAAGGCTGGGATCTCAAAATCCATTTATCCACACCAACTTAGGCACAGCTTTGCCACCCATTTGGTTGAAAGAGGGGCGGATTTGAGGGGGGTTCAAGCGCTGCTGGGGCATGCGGACTTGTCAACCACCGAAATTTATATGCATATCAATCAAGAGCGGCTGCATCAGCTGTATGATAAACACCACCCAAGGGCTTAA
- a CDS encoding CDP-alcohol phosphatidyltransferase family protein produces the protein MTANQVTLARIFLLPIPCAMLLFADMTWQWIAFFLFVFLGMTDFIDGMMARREGPTKLGGLLDPVADKIMMAAITLSLSGNGWVPAWVPAAILSRELFVTVLRSSVAMRGQQVKTSNLAKMKTIIQMGGFGTIFMTLFLTPQMASLVAMFWMVFFLAIWAYWVFVRKESAPHWAIQVAGSFVYWFALLNLTSTETAILLQCVVIVGITWFSAIDYLLTSYKLFWATGLGGKDLVRLFWALAHGVLALFAASYNPGLIIPVLISMSFELGLGGVDNIAVAEGKVLNWRLFAVSGAIATWFSLIQTPGLAIILAVTSGICCWLGAREVKWRFF, from the coding sequence ATGACGGCAAATCAGGTCACCCTAGCGCGCATTTTCTTACTGCCCATTCCTTGCGCCATGCTGTTGTTTGCGGACATGACCTGGCAATGGATCGCATTTTTTCTATTCGTTTTTTTAGGGATGACCGACTTTATTGATGGCATGATGGCCAGACGGGAAGGGCCGACCAAGCTTGGCGGCCTTTTGGATCCGGTAGCTGACAAAATCATGATGGCAGCCATCACGCTATCTTTAAGCGGAAACGGTTGGGTACCGGCTTGGGTACCCGCTGCAATACTTTCTAGAGAGCTGTTTGTGACTGTGCTCAGAAGCAGCGTTGCCATGCGCGGTCAGCAGGTTAAGACCAGCAATTTAGCCAAGATGAAGACCATCATTCAGATGGGCGGTTTTGGCACCATTTTCATGACACTGTTCTTAACGCCCCAGATGGCCAGTTTGGTTGCGATGTTTTGGATGGTATTTTTTCTAGCCATTTGGGCTTATTGGGTTTTTGTTCGCAAAGAATCTGCGCCTCACTGGGCTATTCAGGTCGCCGGTAGTTTTGTTTACTGGTTTGCGTTGCTTAATCTGACATCCACTGAAACCGCCATTTTGCTGCAGTGTGTGGTGATTGTCGGTATTACTTGGTTTAGTGCCATCGACTATTTGCTTACCAGTTACAAGTTGTTTTGGGCCACCGGCCTTGGCGGTAAAGATCTGGTGCGGCTGTTTTGGGCTTTGGCCCATGGCGTTTTAGCCTTGTTTGCAGCCAGTTATAATCCAGGGCTGATTATCCCAGTATTAATTAGTATGTCTTTTGAGCTAGGATTGGGCGGCGTGGATAATATTGCGGTGGCAGAAGGCAAAGTGCTTAACTGGCGGCTGTTTGCAGTCAGTGGCGCGATTGCCACTTGGTTTTCGTTGATTCAAACGCCTGGCCTGGCGATTATCTTAGCCGTTACCAGTGGCATTTGTTGCTGGCTTGGCGCACGTGAAGTTAAGTGGCGTTTCTTTTAA
- a CDS encoding segregation/condensation protein A produces MVADVTSTIELGDERCLIHASGRFTNEDAKDYAPNPESEQLHVEVPFFEGPLDLLLHLIQKHSLDIFDIPIVLITEKYLEEIQNLDLDLAGEFLLMAASLLQIKSKMLLPKEEQPADEEEDGVDPRAELVRRLLEYQRFKDVAGQLGSRDYLGFNIFGRIYEEPDIGPEEDRLVAPVPAFELIENFARILESMQPRTGHTVSFEPVSLRARLTEMIEFSRLKLTYLFKDALGFFGAKTKSDLIITFLAVLEMARLKLVHIKQEPGSSEIHLTALDNEFDGDIHAIDL; encoded by the coding sequence ATGGTTGCTGATGTAACATCTACCATCGAACTGGGCGATGAGCGTTGCCTCATTCATGCATCTGGCCGTTTTACCAACGAAGACGCCAAGGACTACGCACCAAATCCAGAATCAGAACAACTGCACGTGGAGGTGCCTTTTTTTGAAGGGCCCCTCGATCTATTATTGCATTTGATCCAAAAGCATTCGCTCGATATTTTTGATATCCCGATTGTCTTGATTACCGAGAAATATCTCGAAGAAATTCAAAACTTGGACCTTGATCTGGCGGGCGAATTCTTACTGATGGCTGCCAGTTTGCTCCAAATTAAAAGCAAAATGCTTCTGCCCAAAGAAGAGCAACCTGCTGACGAGGAAGAAGATGGCGTTGATCCGAGAGCCGAGTTGGTTCGAAGGCTATTGGAATACCAGCGCTTCAAGGACGTTGCCGGCCAGCTCGGCAGCCGCGATTATTTGGGCTTCAATATTTTCGGTCGCATCTATGAAGAACCGGATATTGGCCCCGAAGAAGATCGTTTGGTGGCGCCAGTACCAGCTTTTGAACTGATCGAAAACTTCGCTCGCATCTTAGAGTCGATGCAACCTAGAACAGGTCACACGGTTTCGTTTGAGCCGGTAAGCCTTAGGGCGCGCCTTACAGAAATGATCGAGTTTAGCCGTCTCAAACTAACTTATTTATTCAAAGACGCTTTAGGTTTCTTCGGCGCGAAGACCAAATCCGACTTAATTATTACTTTCCTAGCCGTTTTAGAAATGGCGCGGCTTAAATTGGTTCACATCAAGCAAGAACCGGGATCCTCCGAGATTCACTTAACCGCTTTAGACAACGAATTTGACGGAGATATTCATGCTATCGACCTTTAA
- the scpB gene encoding SMC-Scp complex subunit ScpB, with protein MLSTFNLEHALEAIIFASPEPISLTQIVSVFENQGYEYTREEIGQALLELKIRETGISIQEAAGGYVFRTVPTYGGLVRALLQEKPQKLSASQLEILSIIAYRQPVTRQEIEDIRGVDCSSALKRLLNLKLVKIMGKSQGMGRPLLYGTSKEFLEFFGFNSLHELPSLKEYQDLNKEKPEPVTAEEGEEILLKDLFAEKEYSTAEHERQNQEALEALDKALGVLSQTEKQMAQP; from the coding sequence ATGCTATCGACCTTTAATCTAGAGCACGCGCTGGAGGCGATTATTTTTGCCTCACCCGAGCCCATCTCTCTCACCCAGATCGTATCGGTGTTTGAAAACCAGGGTTATGAATACACCCGCGAAGAAATCGGCCAAGCTTTGCTTGAGCTTAAAATACGTGAAACCGGCATCTCGATCCAGGAAGCTGCAGGCGGCTACGTTTTCAGAACCGTGCCCACGTACGGAGGCCTGGTCCGGGCACTTCTACAAGAAAAGCCGCAAAAACTTTCAGCATCTCAGTTAGAAATCCTATCAATTATTGCCTACAGACAGCCAGTAACTCGCCAAGAGATCGAAGACATTCGGGGCGTAGATTGCTCTTCCGCGCTGAAGCGCCTCTTGAACCTAAAACTCGTCAAAATCATGGGCAAATCCCAAGGCATGGGCCGCCCACTTCTTTATGGAACCTCGAAAGAATTCTTAGAATTTTTCGGTTTCAACTCTTTGCATGAGCTCCCATCCCTCAAAGAGTACCAAGACCTAAATAAGGAAAAACCTGAGCCAGTGACCGCTGAAGAAGGCGAAGAAATTTTACTTAAAGACCTGTTCGCTGAAAAAGAATACTCAACCGCTGAGCATGAACGCCAAAATCAAGAGGCCTTAGAAGCTCTGGATAAGGCTTTGGGTGTGTTAAGCCAGACTGAAAAACAGATGGCCCAACCTTGA
- a CDS encoding site-2 protease family protein, with amino-acid sequence MINTTQGLKMDNLRLNLVMTLGGLIVAISVHEFAHVAMARFLGDKTGEQMGRFTLNPMSHVDPIWTVALPAVLIIASSVSSGGMPIFAAGKPSPYNPNFLKRKFFGKPLRVRTAEALVAMAGPVSNLIMAFLLLGVLKYSGLALMGLLQPFIVINVSLFVFNLIPVPPLDGTKVLLAILPRHLADKYEGFAPQLSWMLLIVILFGGGAVVGLGVRTILIGMSWLLM; translated from the coding sequence ATGATAAACACCACCCAAGGGCTTAAAATGGACAATTTGAGATTGAATTTGGTGATGACACTCGGCGGACTGATTGTGGCGATCAGTGTGCACGAATTTGCTCACGTGGCCATGGCGAGGTTTTTGGGTGATAAAACGGGCGAGCAGATGGGCCGATTTACTTTAAACCCCATGAGCCATGTCGATCCGATCTGGACCGTGGCGTTGCCTGCTGTTCTCATTATTGCGTCTTCAGTCTCGTCAGGCGGCATGCCGATCTTTGCGGCCGGCAAACCGTCTCCGTATAATCCGAATTTCTTGAAGCGTAAGTTTTTTGGGAAGCCTTTGCGCGTTCGCACCGCTGAAGCTTTGGTCGCGATGGCGGGCCCCGTTTCTAATTTGATCATGGCCTTTTTACTTTTAGGCGTACTGAAATATAGCGGCCTCGCATTGATGGGGCTGTTGCAACCATTTATCGTAATTAATGTATCTTTATTTGTATTTAATCTAATCCCCGTCCCGCCGCTGGATGGCACCAAAGTTCTGCTGGCTATTTTACCTAGGCATTTGGCAGACAAGTATGAAGGTTTTGCGCCGCAGTTGTCTTGGATGCTGCTCATTGTGATACTGTTCGGAGGTGGAGCGGTCGTGGGCTTGGGCGTGAGGACCATCCTCATAGGAATGTCATGGTTGCTGATGTAA
- a CDS encoding 3'-5' exonuclease, which produces MSQLSFFENSAPKDPHWSDMPFLVVDTETTGLNHQQNRVIEIAWVLFDKQLEVASDARLCAIEGPLPAEITTLTGIHSDMLVGQPAFSDHMADFLEACSKASYLVAYNANFDRSFIESEFGRAGHTFPEVHWVDPCIHIREIDRYKKGKRLSDAAARWGVQMDGAHRALADAKAAGHLFLKLAPHLKAASLKELLILENGWRSEQERQYRAYKARNPS; this is translated from the coding sequence ATGTCTCAACTCTCTTTTTTTGAAAACTCCGCGCCTAAAGATCCTCATTGGTCAGACATGCCCTTTTTGGTGGTTGATACCGAAACCACGGGCCTCAATCATCAGCAGAACCGTGTGATTGAAATTGCTTGGGTCTTATTTGACAAGCAACTCGAAGTGGCGTCGGATGCGAGGCTCTGTGCCATTGAAGGTCCTTTGCCTGCCGAAATTACGACTTTGACTGGCATCCATAGCGATATGCTTGTTGGCCAGCCGGCATTTTCGGACCATATGGCTGATTTTTTGGAGGCTTGCTCCAAGGCTTCATACCTGGTTGCGTACAACGCGAATTTTGATCGATCTTTTATCGAATCCGAGTTTGGGCGTGCTGGGCACACTTTCCCGGAAGTACACTGGGTGGATCCATGCATTCATATCCGTGAAATCGACCGATATAAAAAAGGCAAGCGACTGAGCGATGCCGCTGCTCGTTGGGGCGTGCAAATGGACGGCGCTCACCGGGCGTTGGCAGACGCCAAGGCCGCTGGACATCTGTTTTTGAAGCTGGCCCCCCATTTGAAAGCCGCCTCACTTAAAGAACTTTTGATTTTGGAAAACGGCTGGCGTAGCGAGCAAGAGCGCCAATATCGTGCTTATAAAGCGCGCAACCCTTCCTAA
- a CDS encoding N-acetylmuramoyl-L-alanine amidase, with protein sequence MFILVLAAALLGQVDHIHLKGLQFQVESSQKVKISQKTVNKRVVFDIKPAKLGKKAPKALVSQNKNIGKIRIAQAGKDIVRVTAELKGKVKLSMKQVPAEKPKLLAKAAKGAKKLTLPPALLADQEQLSEADEDIINDVLDEQPAAVATDGDSKSLIIVLDPGHGGDDPGAIGKGGLREKDVTLAVSKRVKKMIERDIPRAKVYMTRDVDKTLTLPSRTDFANRMKADLFISIHVNASLNRKTQGVETYYLNIAHDRYALRLAARENAMSETETSNLEFILADLAMKSSVSDSVRLGNIVQDALCGNLRNQWDDIRNLGLKHAMFYVLMGAKMPAILVETSFISNKTDEKRLKSTDYQSALAEGIVKGIHRYSEDRVAIR encoded by the coding sequence GGTGGAATCTTCGCAAAAAGTGAAGATTTCACAGAAAACAGTGAATAAGCGCGTCGTTTTCGATATTAAACCAGCAAAATTGGGCAAAAAAGCGCCTAAGGCATTGGTTTCACAAAATAAAAATATTGGTAAAATTCGCATTGCTCAAGCAGGCAAAGATATTGTCAGGGTGACCGCTGAGCTCAAAGGCAAAGTTAAGTTGTCCATGAAACAGGTGCCAGCTGAAAAACCCAAATTGTTGGCGAAGGCCGCAAAAGGCGCAAAGAAGCTTACGCTTCCGCCTGCTTTGCTCGCTGACCAAGAGCAGCTCAGTGAAGCTGATGAAGATATCATTAATGATGTTTTGGATGAACAACCTGCCGCAGTGGCCACAGACGGCGATTCCAAAAGTTTAATCATTGTGCTCGATCCCGGGCACGGCGGCGATGATCCCGGCGCGATTGGAAAGGGCGGTCTGCGCGAGAAAGACGTGACGTTGGCTGTATCAAAACGAGTCAAAAAGATGATTGAACGCGATATACCAAGAGCAAAAGTCTACATGACGCGAGATGTGGATAAGACACTAACTTTGCCGAGCCGCACCGATTTCGCCAATCGCATGAAGGCGGATTTGTTTATCTCTATCCATGTGAATGCTTCGCTGAATCGCAAGACCCAAGGGGTTGAAACCTATTACCTGAACATCGCGCATGACCGCTATGCCTTAAGATTGGCAGCTCGCGAAAATGCCATGAGCGAAACAGAGACGTCCAATCTAGAGTTCATCTTGGCTGATTTGGCGATGAAATCTAGCGTGAGCGATAGTGTCCGTTTGGGTAATATCGTGCAAGACGCTTTGTGTGGCAATTTGCGAAACCAGTGGGATGACATTCGTAATTTGGGTCTCAAGCACGCCATGTTCTATGTGCTGATGGGCGCTAAAATGCCGGCCATATTGGTGGAGACTTCTTTTATCTCGAATAAAACGGACGAAAAGCGTTTGAAAAGTACTGACTATCAAAGCGCATTGGCTGAAGGTATTGTAAAGGGCATACATAGATACTCTGAAGATCGGGTTGCTATTAGGTAG